The Miscanthus floridulus cultivar M001 chromosome 17, ASM1932011v1, whole genome shotgun sequence genome has a window encoding:
- the LOC136515630 gene encoding uncharacterized protein has translation MVAYCQEVQRLEDRFDGLELNHIPRRLNEAADALAKAASDREPVPVGVFASDQHKPSVRYVGSEQAKDGPSDPALRADPPTILLDPEVMELEEGPVAEPDPLNDWRTLYLDYLLHDTLPADKTSPTARMPRQVLHSCRG, from the coding sequence atggtggcatattgccaagaagtccaaCGACTAGAGGATAGATTtgacggcctcgagctcaatcacatcccaaggcgcctcaacgaagcagccgacgcgCTCGcgaaagcagcgtccgatcgagagcCAGTTCCAGTgggtgtctttgccagtgatcaacacaagccctcagtGCGCTATGTGGGGTCGGAACAGGCCAaagatggcccatctgatccggCCCTGAGGGCCGACCCACCAACTATTCTactcgaccccgaggtcatggagcttgaagagggacCAGtagcagagcccgaccctctcaatgactggagaacactttaccttgactacctcctccacgacacactACCGGCAGATAAGacaagcccgacggctcgcatgccgcgccaagtccttcattcttgtagagggtga